One window from the genome of Megalobrama amblycephala isolate DHTTF-2021 linkage group LG4, ASM1881202v1, whole genome shotgun sequence encodes:
- the LOC125266189 gene encoding cyclin-O, with product MSILSDSGFEEDLHTSPVQQLAAGSTSAWHECDYEESCFIIQRHNELQFLAHNCLARQPQITAEARSKLVSWLIAVHRQLKLSFESCCLAVNIMDRFLITTSVAADCFQLLGVTSLLIATKQVEVYSPRITQLLSLCCNSFSREQLCNLECLVLLRLNFRLAAPTLAFFLDYFTSRLTGLQSGRAIDTTVSTQDTNTWKEHRAAEMKWKWLACKVCELSLADYTFNKYMPSVIVQCAVKLAKDLLETHSVQSADNDAGSVKTSESFSFEEYPPLTCENQLLFQQCTDDLKLLVSLNRDAVQDFI from the exons ATGTCTATATTAAGTGACTCTGGCTTTGAGGAAGACCTTCACACTTCTCCAGTGCAGCAGCTTGCAGCGGGTTCAACATCAGCCTGGCACGAGTGCGATTATGAGGAGAGCTGCTTCATCATCCAGAGACACAATGAGCTGCAGTTTCTCGCGCACAACTGCCTCGCGCGGCAACCTCAG ATTACTGCAGAGGCTCGCAGCAAACTGGTCAGCTGGCTCATAGCGGTGCACAGACAGCTCAAACTGTCTTTTGAATCATGCTGCTTGGCTGTTAATATCATGGACCGTTTCTTGATCACAACCTCGGTCGCGGCAGACTGCTTCCAGTTACTGGGGGTGACATCTTTACTGATCGCCACAAAACAG GTTGAAGTATATTCGCCTCGCATCACACAACTTCTGTCGCTTTGCTGCAATTCTTTTTCCAGAGAACAGCTGTGCAATCTCGAATGCCTGGTCCTTCTCAGACTCAATTTTAGACTGGCTGCACCTACCCTTGCTTTCTTTCTGGACTATTTCACCAGTCGCCTTACTGGATTGCAGAGCGGTAGAGCCATCGATACGACGGTCAGTACTCAGGATACAAACACGTGGAAGGAGCACAGAGCTGCTGAGATGAAGTGGAAATGGCTGGCTTGCAAAGTCTGTGAACTGAGTCTGGCTGACTACACATTCAACAAGTATATGCCTTCTGTGATTGTGCAGTGTGCCGTGAAACTGGCAAAAGATCTGCTGGAGACACATTCAGTGCAGTCCGCAGACAACGACGCTGGCTCAGTGAAGACATCGGAGTCATTCAGTTTTGAAGAGTATCCACCGTTGACCTGTGAAAATCAGCTGTTGTTTCAGCAATGCACAGACGATCTGAAATTGTTGGTTTCTCTTAATCGAGATGCAGTCCAGGACTTCATATGA
- the isca1 gene encoding iron-sulfur cluster assembly 1 homolog, mitochondrial has product MSASIARATVRAVSRRKILPTRAALTLTPSAVNKVKQLLQNKPEYIGLKVGVRTRGCNGLTYTLDYTKEKDKSDEEVLQDGVRVFIEKKAQLTLLGTEMDFVESKLSSEFVFNNPNIKGTCGCGESFNI; this is encoded by the exons ATGTCAGCCTCCATAGCACGGGCGACAGTAAGGGCGGTTAGCAGACGGAAAATACTGCCAACAAGAGCCGCTTTAACGCTG acGCCTTCAGCTGTGAATAAAGTCAAACAGCTTTTACAGAATAAACCAGAATAT ATTGGCCTGAAGGTTGGTGTTCGAACCAGAGGTTGCAATGGCCTCACGTATACTCTTGACTATACTAAAGAGAAAGACAAATCAGATGAGGAGGTGCTGCAAGATG GCGTGAGAGTGTTCATCGAGAAGAAGGCTCAGCTGACGCTGCTCGGCACAGAGATGGATTTTGTCGAATCGAAACTTTCCAGCGAGTTTGTGTTCAACAATCCCAACATCAAAGGGACGTGTGGTTGTGGGGAAAGCTTCAACATATGA